One Triticum dicoccoides isolate Atlit2015 ecotype Zavitan chromosome 5B, WEW_v2.0, whole genome shotgun sequence genomic window carries:
- the LOC119311701 gene encoding uncharacterized protein LOC119311701 gives MESMLLRASRDFARAASKIASAGRWAAPVTAARSAPSDLRSRLSFHSGTGGNTPISTDAPPDEMSSPASFTPLPGKVKILPSDEDVESEEALWALYLRWCNTLNQKRDHDEMVRRFDVFKDTVRMVHRVNKAKLPYTLKVSEFADGKLQESMSPKVFDEPEYFATHAKGGGSRPLANRRKEGDLIIETGEDVPEYPQTYFKFSESGDSIIPLE, from the exons ATGGAGTCCATGCTCTTGAGGGCCTCCCGTGACTTTGCTCGCGCCGCCAGCAAGATCGCGTCGGCTGGTCGGTGGGCAGCGCCGGTGACAGCGGCTCGATCAGCCCCCTCAGATCTGAGGAGCCGCCTCTCCTTCCACAGCGGCACCGGTGGTAACACACCCATCTCCACCGACGCACCACCGGACGAAATGTCGTCGCCCGCTTCCTTCACCCCCCTCCCAG GTAAGGTGAAAATTCTGCCTTCAGACGAGGACGTTGAGTCAGAGGAAGCCCTGTGGGCCTTGTATCTGCGCTGGTGCAACACTTTGAACCAGAAGCGTGACCATGATGAGATGGTTCGCCGGTTTGATGTATTCAAGGACACTGTTCGGATGGTCCACCGTGTCAACAAGGCTAAATTGCCTTACACTCTGAAAGTAAGTGAATTCGCTGATGGGAAGCTACAAGAGTCCATGAGTCCAAAAGTGTTTGATGAACCTGAATATTTCGCAACTCATGCAAAGGGTGGTGGATCTCGCCCTTTGGCAAATCGTCGGAAGGAAGGGGATCTCATCATTGAAACTGGTGAAGATGTGCCAGAATATCCCCAAACGTACTTCAAGTTCTCTGAATCTGGAGATTCCATCATCCCCTTGGAATGA